gaaaggctacaaatgctatgatccggtctcaaaacgactgtttgttagtcttgatgttactttctttgaaaccactccttatttcccaaagccctctcttcagggggagaaatggagtgaagatcggttctttgacctCTTTGCTACAGAATTTGCGTCATTCTCTCCGGTTACTCCATTCTCTAACCCATCTATTCCATCTATCGAGCCTTCCATTGAATTACTTCCTGACTCGCCAAACACAACAGAACACTTACCCTCAGGGGGAGATATAGGAGAGCAAAACAATgcagacatactggtttactcaagaaagccgaaaacaaaggaTAGAGAGAATCTCATACCTAAGGCACCAAGAGCattggaaccggtgatggctccgaataacCATGTGCCCATGCCCAATCCTGATCTAGTAATTGGGTCTTCCTTTGATAATCATGCACCTGATGAtctcaatttacctattgcaatcagaaaacaaaccaagTCATGTACCCAATACccttggtctaaatacatgtcttataaaagtttgtctaCGGGATATCGTGCAtttgtctctaaccttgacagaATGAAAATGCCaaagaacattcaggaagctctagaaataccgaaatggagagaggcagtcatggaagaaatgcgagccctcgaaaaaaataaaacttggaagttgacaaatttaccgaaagggaagaagccagtgggttgtaaatgggtcttcacagttaagtataaatctgatggaacagttgaaagatataaagccagacttgttggAAAAGGTTTTACTCAGACTTATGGCATTGACTATACTaaaacatttgcaccagtggcaaacttaaatacaatTCGAGttctcttgtccttggcagctaatttagattggccactgcaacaacttgatattaaaaatgctttaTTAAATggggaattagaagaggaagtataGATGACTATACCACCAAGATTCAATGAAACAGGTGAAGAAAACaaagtgtgtaaactcaagaaatccttatatggcctcaaacaatctcctagagtgTGGTTCGACGGATTtgcaaaggtactaaagaatcaaggttatcgacaagggcaatcagaccatacactgttcttccaacagtctgaaggaggtaagagaacaattctaatagtgtatattgatgatataatccttactggtgatgatgCTGTAGAAacggagagattgaagaaggtcctggctgctgaatttgaagttaaagacttgggacagatgTGGTATTTTTTTGacatggaagtggcaagaacgaaaaagggaattagtgtttctcaaAGAAAGTATGTTACTAATCTCCTAGTTGAAACCGGCATGCTGGGATGCAAACCCAATGAAACCCCGATGGAAACAGTAAAGAGCGTTGAAGACTGCGTAAAACTAGTAGAAAAGgggaggtatcagagattggttggcaaactaatctacctatcacatactagaccagatattgcatttgcagtcagtgtagtaagtcaacacatgcattcaccaaaagaagttcacttagatgctgtatacaagatccttagatatctcaaaggatccccgggaagaggactcttctttaagaaatgtgaaagcaaggaagtagagatctttacagatgcagattgggcaggatcagtgaaAGATAGAAGATCCACCACAGGTTATTgtacattcgtctggggaaatctAGTAACTTGGAGAAGTAAAAAgcagaatgtggtggctcgtagtagtgctgagGTTGAATTCAGGGCAGTCactcaagggatatgtgaagggttgtggttacgaaaactcttggaGGAATTACAGGTCCCAGTGAACTTTCTCatcaaactctacagtgacaacaaggcagctattagcatctctctcaatccagttcaacacgacaggactaaacatgtggaagtagacagacacttcataaaagagaaaattgaagaaggaattatatgtatgacttatgtaccaaccaaggaacaaactgtagatattctcactaaagggttgggacgacaaagctttgatgatcttattagcaagttggagatgattaatatttatgatccaacttgagggggagtgttaaaatcccaatcccGAGTATCATTctaaataatatacaaattaggGAAGTAGGTTGaaatgggggatttgatattattcagtaaggaaattgtttccttgtttagaataggtaatcgtattatatattgggatgtacatatgaacaaatcaatgaagaaaatattcaattgtttcttcctttagacgctccagcaaatattcggtaaggattcatatcatagtgatctgacagaTTTTACGCTGGCTCTCAGCTACCCAACGCAACCCTCCTTCTTAACCCAAGCTTGGGACCTGCTGTGTGTAAAAAAATTAGGACCTTAAGTGCATCACACACGGAGTTTATttgatatagaaagaaaatacatTAAAAATGAATTTCATTCTTATTGTTTTTTCCTTTCCTCAAACAAAATCCTCAATCCAAATGGAGCCTAGGGTCCATTtggtattatttttgttttttatttatgtttctatatagtgaagaaataaattatgaaaCGTGCTTGTTTACATTGCAAATTTTCTATTTGTACATTCAGTTTTCTACTGTTTtccaaaaatttggaaaatcatatatatgtttttcaattgttttgacaacTTGTTGCCAAAATACTTTAATACTCAAAATTAACTTTTGTGGATtacattatttatttttatacatatttttaattaaaattaaaataaaatgatcatataaatttaaaatgcaattaaaataaaaatattcatgtaatttcaaaaaaataaaaatgttatttatgatttttcaaatattatgcccaataagattgttcttgtaaagtgaattttgaaatataataactaagtaaaataatgataatattctTAATTTgcattattttctattttttcaattttaataatatctttttaattgttatttgatgcaaggacaaaaatgagcatttgttcaatcaaaattttaatttgtttttgtcTTAGAAATATTGATTAAACAGgttgttgattttttattttagtttctgtttctggctttagttttcattttcaaaatttttgagaGTATTACCAAACGACTCCTTAGAGTTTCACAATTTTTTGTGAGCTTTTCAAGAAAATCCTTTTCATTTATAAATGAGTTAAATAATATGCTTGTTTCTTTGCCTTAAGCATTTTTTGTAACATGCATTCCCCATTCAGCACAATAAAGTATAGGCATTAATTTCTCTTCAACGTAAGAAAGCATAGGCATTAATTTCTCCTCAAGTAATTTAGAAACTCAAATTATGGTAGCAAGTGCAGTGGTCATTGATCCGTGGAAAGACATACCTATGCTCATAAATAAATTAATGCTTCAACAAGTTGCCTTGAAGTGAGGAAAGAATGCAGATTTGGTGGAGGCTTCATTCCACTGCAAACCATCCCACCATTCCTTGTTGCCATATATTGTCAGCAATGAGGAAATACAATGAGCTTTTAGTGGAAGCATCTTCAGCTTTGGACAGTCTATCACAGAAAAGCTCTCAAGAGAAGGAAAGGCCAATGCCTGTTGGGAGATGCTTCTTAACTCTGGGAGGTCTCTGATGGACAAAGTTCTAAGGCTTGGAAATGCCGCTGAATTTTCCTGATCCACTGCATCTTCGATAACACATTCCATTTCTTTGCAGTAAAACAAATAAATTGCTTCAACCTTTGGAAGCTGCAGAATCCACGAAATATTCTTCAATTTATGGCAATGCCAAATGGTTATGGATCGAAGATTTCGGAGGCATCCTGTAGTCACTGGATTCTTCCAAACAGCAATCAAGTGGGGAAGGCGGTGCAAGGCAAGAACCTCCAAGCTTGGCAGCCACTTCTTTTCAGTCCCTGCATCAATTGCCAAGTACTTGAAGTTACAGCAGTTATTAATACTAAGCCTTCTCAGTCTCTCGCCGTCATTGAAGGCTGATGATAACTTCAGGTGAAATAAGCCAGAACATTCAGTGATGTACAGAGACTGCACACATTTCAACAAGTATTTGAAACCAGAGAGCCTCCTGAGGAAAGTTAATTCAGTTACTGTTATCCCAAGAGTGGTAAGCTGTCTTAAATGTTCCAAGTCAGAAAATCCAACTTCATTCACACCCTCATAAACTTGCGCCTCCCAATTTGCATAACTGTAGTAGAAATTCAACACCCTCAACTGGGAAAGTCCAGATATTGCTTCACGAGGAATTGATTTAAGAGAATATGCACGCTGCAGATCTAGATGCCTCAATTTTGTCAGACCTCCTAGCTCTTTGGGCAATGTGGTTACCTTAGTCCCTGACAAATTAAGATGACACAACTCAACTAATTTACTGATAGTTGCTGGGATCTCTCTAAGACAGGTGAATGACAAATCAAGGACCTTGAGAGCGGGCATAAATTGGAAAAATCCATAATCAATTTTGCTCAAACCACTGTTCCATTGCAACATCAAAGTTGATAAATTGGGACAATTGGGTTTTTCTGATAGTGCATAAATTTCATTATCTAATAATGAAATTCTCTGAGCTTTTTCCCAGTCTTCAACTCTGGGTGCCTCAGTCAATCCAGCACTTGCCTGTATTAGAAAATTCTTCTCATTCTTCCCACATTCAGATGCAATCCATAGGGCAAAACCTCGGATGATATCATGCATCCTCACATGAGATTTTTCTTTACCAGTTTCGAGTAGATACGCAACTTTTAGAGATTCAATGACATCATGGCCCCTTTTATGGGCATTATCATCTTGGGGCCTGTCTAGAAAACCTTCACCAATCCAGTACTCTACAAGCTGTTCTTCCTCAATGATACAGCCTTCAGGGAACAGAGAACAATACAAGAAGCACAACCTTAATGTATCATTCTCCAAATTGTCAAAGCTGAATTTTAAGTGAGTGAAGACATTTTCCATACCTCGAACTTCCAACGGGCATTTGTTGAGTACTTCTATAGCATGCTTCCAATCTTCTTCACTCTCTTTATTGGCCATGGCTCTTCCCATTGTGATCAGAGCAAGCGGTAGACCTCCACATTTTCTAATAATGGTCCCGGCATGAGTCCTTATCAACCGAGAGTCTAAAATCTCCCTTTGACCGAGCTTCTCTTCAAAGAGTTTCCACGATTCCTTCTCTGTCAATAATTCTACTTTGAGCTTCCGGTGAGCATCCATGTCACTGCACACTTCTTTAAACCGTGACGTGAAAATCACCTTGCATTTGTTTTTCCTGTCAGGAAATGGAACTCCGATTTCGTCAAGATCAAACCCTTCCCAAACATCATCCAACAATAGCAAGAACTTTTTTCTTCTCAAAACCCTGTATATTTTCAAAGCGCGTCGTTCTCGGCATTCAGTTTCATCCCAAGACAAGCCCAACCTTACCCTAACAGTTTGTTGGACCCTTTCAGGGACAAAATCTTTAGAGATCGAAACCCATATCACCACATCAAAATAATGGGTTTCAGTAAGAAAACTGTTGTTTATATTCTTCAAGAGAGTAGTCTTTCCCACACCACCGATCCCATAAACCCCAACCACTCCAACCTCATCCTCTTTAAGAAACCGGCAAACTTTCTCCAACATAACTTCCTGGCCAACGGACGGCCTGCAAGGCATCTCCTCCACAACAACAGGAAGCAAACCGTCAGTAACAAGGGCATTGAAAGCTCCTTTGTCCATCAGCTCATTTACATCCTTCAGCTTCTTTGGGACTTTCCAGCTCAGCTTGCATCTTGAAGCACAATTTGCACCACAGCACCCAAAAATTTGCCTCCGCTGCCCAAATTTTTCAACAATCAAGCTCACCTCAGCTTCAATTTCCTCTACCCTGTCTAGCCACCTTTTGACTTGGTTTGTGCGCATTAGTCCCCCAGACTCGGCATGGTCCACCTGTTTCTTCAACTCATCCCTCatgtctttcaattctttcagggCAGTAGCGAGGGAGTGAACCCTTCGATCCAAAGTCACGAGATGGGTTACTCCAGAGGCAGCTGATTTGCATAAACAACTAACTATGCTGATCAGAGGACCTATAAAATCCATGAGAAAAAAAGGGGGGCTAAGTAAGTTGGGTTTAACTAGAAAATTTCCCCCATTGAAGAGATGATCAGAAAGGCTCAAAGCTAGAAAATTCACAATGCATACTGATCAGGTCTGGTGCACCGGTCTTTTTTTTGCGTCAACGGCTGTTATTTCCTTTAGCAAATTCAGCATGACAAATGAAAGTTTCTTTTTTTCCTTCCTCAAACCAACCAGTCGCATGAACCAGCCGcccattttgaaaatagaaagtTTCATCTTATTATCCACAAATAACAAGGACAATGCCACACACAAACTGAAAATTACACTTTCATTTTGTCTATTTGATTTCATCCTTGTTTAATTCTAGGGGGTCCACTAAAATTTTCACTGCAAGTTCCTcagggtctctctctctctctctctctctctctctggcgaGGAGAGAGAATGGGAAAGTAGGAAACGAGTGTGCAGCAGCAAGAGCAAATAACAGATGCACAAATTGACAAGAAGAAACGAAATCTCGCTCACCCGCTTATCACAATTAATTCTTAAAAAGAATCATTTGAGGCTTAAATCTCTTCGACTGGGTTAACATTTGCTTCTTGTTCTTCCTCTGATTCCATTCCCGGAGCCGCTCTCTCtcacagtctctctctctctcatgacgACGATCACGTCGTCACCCGGCGGGCGGCGGTACACAGAAGACAGGAGTCTTTtcctattttaattttattttaattaaaattatttaaaaacagATGGGATAAAACTTTATTTCCCAAATTGATGCTTCCTAAAAAAAAGAAGGCTTaaactaggggtggcaaaatcAGTTCATAGGTTGGGTCCAGGTGAGTCATAATTGTGTCGAATTGTAATCAGGTCGGGCCGTAAAACGGATCAAGTTAACTGAGTTACAACCATGTAAATCCTAATCGGGCAAGTCATGTGTTAtccatttaaaacatttaatttgtttattttgaaattttaaaacaaagaaattaggctctctttctctctctctctctctattgaggaagaaagaaaaagaatatgatgatgatgatgatgatgatgaagggatttaaatcaaaattagatttttaaatcGTGgggttttaaaactttaaatcaaaattagtttgaagaagaagatgaagtgCGACCTCAAGATTGCGAGAGAGGTGAGACGAGAGAAAGCGTTGGAAGATGGCGTTGGCGACTTGGTGTGTGTGGCGTTCTGGGCAGATGACCAGATGGGCAAGGGATCATGGCATGCTGAGCATACGGCCGCCAGATGAGCAAGGGAGTGAAGGGACCACGCCAACCATGGCGTGCTAGGTAAATAGCCAAACAGGCAAGGGCCAAGGGTGCACGACAGTGGAGTGCAAGAGGATTGGAGCCTGGAGGAGTGGAAATGTGGAATAGTGGATAGGCTCATTGGCAAGCCATGGGATAGGTTTTTATGTGTAAAGGGTGTTTATATAACAGGGCCAAGCAAATAAATCGAGTAACCCAACTCGATCCcaggttgacccatttataaacgggttagttttgagttgacccatttataaatgggctGATTTGTATAAAACTCGAACTCGTTTTAAATGGGCGAGTCACAAGTCACACATAGGGGTTTGACCTGTTTTGCCACCCTAGCTAAAACATTGGTCCAACTAGCACTTTTAACCAAAAACACTGGATAGAGCAGCATTTTTTTATCTGGGCGAACCCCTTGTTGGCTGACACGTGGCAGTTAAAAATCACTATTCCAAGTAGCGTTTTTTGCTTGCTTAAATTCCATTTTCCTCCTTTCTCTCTGTCTTAAGTTTATAGAAGCTAAAACAACTAAGAGAGTCGAGTGCTAACAAGGAGTACTTGCAAGCCATTTTTATAGGTGAACGTTGTGGTTCAGATTATACAATATGAACGTTCTGCCACAGGGTACAAGTGAATGTTGGGGAACTAATATATAAAGAATAGAaatgatgtatgttttcccatATCAAGTTGTTTAAAATCTAGTTCTTATAGTTTGCAATTTGAGTTGAGGatttgaaatttgagttgaaatttttATTAGTTTGTAGTAGAAATTGGTATTTTGTATCTTGAATTGGGTTCTATTAAAGTCAATTTGATGATTTGAAACATCATTGCTGAATCCCCAaattaaggttagggtttttttttttttttttttctttcatgtcTAAATTTTCCATGTAAAAATGATGAATgcctattaaatttatttgaataaatgattaATACATATCAAATTTTGTGTTTGATATAATAgaatttttataatatcatttgtattttttatcttttgtttttgttACAATAACATGTTtgtttgtgtttttaattttttgtttttgcagtcaatttttttaagaaaaaacaaaatttatgatttttagttgttatttttaatattcaaaattaattttttttgttaaattattCAATTTATACATAATTATTAactataattgaaataaaatgacaaattaattgtaaaataattaaaatataaatattaaacatattcataagtttttaaaatttttgataaaaGT
This window of the Malania oleifera isolate guangnan ecotype guangnan chromosome 6, ASM2987363v1, whole genome shotgun sequence genome carries:
- the LOC131158359 gene encoding disease resistance protein RPS2 isoform X1 translates to MDFIGPLISIVSCLCKSAASGVTHLVTLDRRVHSLATALKELKDMRDELKKQVDHAESGGLMRTNQVKRWLDRVEEIEAEVSLIVEKFGQRRQIFGCCGANCASRCKLSWKVPKKLKDVNELMDKGAFNALVTDGLLPVVVEEMPCRPSVGQEVMLEKVCRFLKEDEVGVVGVYGIGGVGKTTLLKNINNSFLTETHYFDVVIWVSISKDFVPERVQQTVRVRLGLSWDETECRERRALKIYRVLRRKKFLLLLDDVWEGFDLDEIGVPFPDRKNKCKVIFTSRFKEVCSDMDAHRKLKVELLTEKESWKLFEEKLGQREILDSRLIRTHAGTIIRKCGGLPLALITMGRAMANKESEEDWKHAIEVLNKCPLEVRGMENVFTHLKFSFDNLENDTLRLCFLYCSLFPEGCIIEEEQLVEYWIGEGFLDRPQDDNAHKRGHDVIESLKVAYLLETGKEKSHVRMHDIIRGFALWIASECGKNEKNFLIQASAGLTEAPRVEDWEKAQRISLLDNEIYALSEKPNCPNLSTLMLQWNSGLSKIDYGFFQFMPALKVLDLSFTCLREIPATISKLVELCHLNLSGTKVTTLPKELGGLTKLRHLDLQRAYSLKSIPREAISGLSQLRVLNFYYSYANWEAQVYEGVNEVGFSDLEHLRQLTTLGITVTELTFLRRLSGFKYLLKCVQSLYITECSGLFHLKLSSAFNDGERLRRLSINNCCNFKYLAIDAGTEKKWLPSLEVLALHRLPHLIAVWKNPVTTGCLRNLRSITIWHCHKLKNISWILQLPKVEAIYLFYCKEMECVIEDAVDQENSAAFPSLRTLSIRDLPELRSISQQALAFPSLESFSVIDCPKLKMLPLKAHCISSLLTIYGNKEWWDGLQWNEASTKSAFFPHFKATC
- the LOC131158359 gene encoding disease resistance protein RPS2 isoform X2, which translates into the protein MDFIGPLISIVSCLCKSAASGVTHLVTLDRRVHSLATALKELKDMRDELKKQVDHAESGGLMRTNQVKRWLDRVEEIEAEVSLIVEKFGQRRQIFGCCGANCASRCKLSWKVPKKLKDVNELMDKGAFNALVTDGLLPVVVEEMPCRPSVGQEVMLEKVCRFLKEDEVGVVGVYGIGGVGKTTLLKNINNSFLTETHYFDVVIWVSISKDFVPERVQQTVRVRLGLSWDETECRERRALKIYRVLRRKKFLLLLDDVWEGFDLDEIGVPFPDRKNKCKVIFTSRFKEVCSDMDAHRKLKVELLTEKESWKLFEEKLGQREILDSRLIRTHAGTIIRKCGGLPLALITMGRAMANKESEEDWKHAIEVLNKCPLEVRGCIIEEEQLVEYWIGEGFLDRPQDDNAHKRGHDVIESLKVAYLLETGKEKSHVRMHDIIRGFALWIASECGKNEKNFLIQASAGLTEAPRVEDWEKAQRISLLDNEIYALSEKPNCPNLSTLMLQWNSGLSKIDYGFFQFMPALKVLDLSFTCLREIPATISKLVELCHLNLSGTKVTTLPKELGGLTKLRHLDLQRAYSLKSIPREAISGLSQLRVLNFYYSYANWEAQVYEGVNEVGFSDLEHLRQLTTLGITVTELTFLRRLSGFKYLLKCVQSLYITECSGLFHLKLSSAFNDGERLRRLSINNCCNFKYLAIDAGTEKKWLPSLEVLALHRLPHLIAVWKNPVTTGCLRNLRSITIWHCHKLKNISWILQLPKVEAIYLFYCKEMECVIEDAVDQENSAAFPSLRTLSIRDLPELRSISQQALAFPSLESFSVIDCPKLKMLPLKAHCISSLLTIYGNKEWWDGLQWNEASTKSAFFPHFKATC